The following proteins are co-located in the Chlamydiota bacterium genome:
- the truB gene encoding tRNA pseudouridine(55) synthase TruB, producing the protein MAKPAGPTSHDVVARVRSRFRFRKVGHAGTLDPSAEGVLILGLGRRATRRLGFYQGLGKEYLASLELGVSTDTQDADGEVTARGEWRGVTEEALRGALAVLAGARMQVPPMFSALKRKGEPLYRLARRGVSVERKARPIVIEALELVEFAPPAALLRVRCSKGTYVRTLCAEIGEALGCGAHMRALTRTRVGEFTLERALPLDALLAMTREEMEKRMLPVEEES; encoded by the coding sequence GTGGCGAAGCCGGCGGGGCCGACGTCGCATGACGTCGTGGCGCGCGTGCGGAGCCGATTCCGGTTCCGTAAGGTCGGCCACGCGGGGACGCTCGACCCGTCCGCCGAGGGGGTCCTGATCCTCGGCCTCGGGCGGCGGGCGACGCGGCGGCTCGGCTTCTACCAGGGGCTGGGGAAGGAGTACCTCGCCTCGCTCGAGCTCGGGGTCAGCACCGACACCCAGGACGCCGACGGCGAGGTCACGGCGCGCGGCGAATGGCGCGGGGTGACCGAGGAGGCGCTGCGCGGTGCGCTCGCGGTGCTCGCCGGGGCGCGGATGCAGGTGCCGCCGATGTTCTCGGCGCTGAAGCGGAAGGGGGAGCCGCTCTACCGCCTCGCCAGGAGAGGGGTATCGGTCGAGCGGAAGGCGCGGCCGATCGTCATCGAGGCGCTGGAGCTCGTCGAGTTCGCCCCGCCCGCGGCGCTGCTGCGGGTGCGCTGTTCGAAGGGGACGTACGTCAGGACGCTCTGCGCGGAGATAGGCGAGGCGCTCGGGTGCGGGGCGCACATGCGGGCGCTGACGCGGACGCGGGTGGGAGAATTCACGCTGGAGCGGGCGCTCCCCCTCGACGCGCTGCTCGCCATGACGCGCGAGGAGATGGAGAAGCGGATGCTTCCCGTCGAGGAGGAGTCGTGA
- the ribF gene encoding riboflavin biosynthesis protein RibF, whose product MRRKAGDGGTVPRLLPCVPRGRVRPARGLDDPALRKAGRLVLSIGVYDGVHLGHRRVIETLVREARRLRATPAVLTFDPHPKALLGTGAPPLIAALEHRIALLGALGARLCIVLPFSPEIAALDASDFVRRLLAAADIAGIVVGPRFAFGRRRGGDVALLRRLGEAHGFSVAVAEGLSIGGQAVSSTAIRRLIRRGDLAEASRLLGRPYSLRGTVQPGKGIGRTLGVPTANLALEGVLAPPPGVYAARVLLGKRVRDGVLNVDFGGAVEVYLFDFKGDLYGRTLELFFGGRIRAERRFADPKALARQMQRDIAFAREMLHTNALHRGGSRARRGNSATQSLP is encoded by the coding sequence GTGAGACGCAAGGCGGGAGACGGGGGGACCGTCCCGCGTCTCCTCCCCTGCGTCCCGCGCGGGCGGGTACGGCCGGCGCGCGGCCTGGACGACCCGGCGCTGCGGAAGGCCGGACGCCTCGTCCTCTCGATCGGGGTCTACGACGGCGTGCACCTCGGGCACCGGCGCGTGATCGAGACGCTTGTCCGGGAGGCGCGGCGTCTCCGGGCTACGCCCGCGGTGCTCACCTTCGATCCGCATCCGAAGGCCCTCCTCGGCACGGGGGCGCCCCCGCTGATCGCCGCGCTCGAGCACCGGATCGCCCTCCTCGGCGCGCTCGGGGCGCGCCTGTGCATCGTGCTCCCGTTTTCGCCCGAGATCGCCGCGCTCGACGCGTCCGACTTCGTCCGCCGCCTTCTGGCCGCGGCCGATATCGCCGGCATCGTCGTGGGGCCCCGTTTCGCCTTCGGCCGGCGGAGGGGCGGAGACGTGGCGCTCCTGCGCCGGCTCGGCGAGGCGCACGGCTTCTCGGTCGCCGTGGCGGAGGGGCTGTCGATCGGGGGGCAGGCGGTCAGCTCCACCGCCATCCGCCGGTTGATCAGGCGCGGCGACCTCGCCGAGGCCTCCCGCCTGCTCGGGAGACCGTATTCGCTGCGCGGAACCGTGCAACCGGGCAAGGGGATCGGCAGGACGCTGGGTGTGCCCACGGCGAATCTGGCGCTCGAGGGGGTTCTGGCGCCCCCCCCGGGGGTCTACGCCGCCAGGGTCCTCCTCGGGAAGCGGGTCCGCGACGGGGTGCTCAACGTGGACTTTGGCGGCGCCGTCGAGGTTTACCTGTTCGACTTCAAGGGGGACCTGTACGGCAGGACGCTGGAGCTGTTCTTCGGCGGGCGCATCCGCGCCGAGCGGCGGTTCGCCGATCCGAAAGCGCTCGCCCGGCAGATGCAGCGCGACATTGCATTTGCGCGGGAAATGCTGCATACTAATGCATTACACAGGGGCGGGTCCCGCGCCCGGCGCGGGAATTCCGCGACACAGTCCCTTCCCTAG
- the rpsO gene encoding 30S ribosomal protein S15: MAMDARRKEALVKEHRLHETDTGSADVQVALLTARINDLAQHLKSHAKDHNSRRGLLTLVGRRRKLLDYLHRVSDERYKALIKKLELRK, encoded by the coding sequence ATGGCGATGGATGCACGCAGGAAGGAGGCTTTGGTAAAGGAGCACCGCCTCCACGAGACGGATACCGGTTCGGCCGATGTCCAGGTGGCACTGCTCACGGCGAGGATCAACGACCTCGCGCAGCACCTGAAATCGCACGCGAAGGACCACAACTCGCGCAGGGGCCTCCTGACGCTGGTCGGAAGGCGGCGCAAGCTGCTCGACTACCTTCATCGGGTGAGCGACGAGCGCTACAAGGCGCTGATCAAGAAGCTGGAGCTCAGGAAATAA